From the genome of Natronolimnobius baerhuensis:
CGGCGTCGACCGCGCCTACGACGACCGACCGGCGAGTACCTCACAGGTGATCCATCCCGAGCGGTATCCCGACGATGAACCGGTCACCGTGACGATTCCGGACCGCTCGAGCGACGAGTGGGAGCCGGCAACTATCGGGGATGGGATGGCACAAACTGAGACGGTCGGCGAGGCCACGATCTTCGGTGCGCTCTGGACGAACGGCGCAATCGACCGGCCGCTGACGGAGGGTGCAACGACGCTCTCGCCGTACAACTATTCGGCCCCAGAAACCGACGGCTGGGCTGGCGATACGTTCCAGGTGTATCACGATACCGCCGACGAGAACCGGACTGGCCACGTCTGGGAACTCGCCTGGGAGAGCGCTGCCGACGCCGACGAGTTCGCCGGCGCCTACCGAACTGTGCTCGAGACCAACGACGCCGAGCGGGTCGACGACGCGACCGGCGAGACGTATCGAATCGCCGACGGCGATGCCTTCGCGGGTGCGTACCGGCTTGCTGTCAGCGACGACACCGTCACGATCATCGGCGCGCCCACTGTCGATGATCTCGAGTCGATTCACGCCAGCGACTCGGTGGCCACGGCTGCGCTAGCTGGTGATCACAGCCACCCATCGGCCGCCCCGGCGACGGCCGCAACCTCGATGGCGTCATCGATGGCAGACGGGTAGCTTTTTTGCGTCAGGCGGAAAGTCGCCCGTATGTCACCACCGTTCGATACCGTCCCTGACGACGCAATTCTCGAGGGGCGTGCGACGGACGCCTACTTCGAGCGCACCCGGACGACGCTCGAGCACACCGGCAAGAATCCCCACGTGGTCGCCGAAGTAACTGCCGACCAGTTCCCAACGGGCGCGTTCGAGGTTTTCACGGGTATCAAAGACGTGGCGACGCTGTTCGAAGGCCGCGACGTCGATATCGACGCGCTCCCGGACGGGCAACTGTTCGACGGCGGCCCCGTCATGCGAATCGAAGGGTCGTATCTCGAGTTTGCCGAACTCGAGACGTCACTGCTTGGCTTTCTCTCACAGCCGAGTGGCTTCGCGACGGCCGCACTCGAGGCGCGACTGGCCGCGCCCGACTCACAGGTGCTGTCGTTCGGTGCGCGCCACGTCCACCCCGCAATCGCCCCAACGGTCGAACGCGCCGCGTTGCTCGCCGGATTGGATGGCTTCTCACACATCGCCGCGGGCGAGGTGCTCGAGCGCGAACCGGGCGGGACGATGCCCCACGCGCTCATGTTCTGCTTCGGTGAGGGGAATCAGGCAGAGGCCTGGACGGCCTTCGACGAGGCCGTTCCCGCAGACGTCCCCCGAATCGCACTCACCGACACCTTCTGGGACGAAAAAAGCGAGAGTCTGCTGGCCGCTGAGACGCTCGGCGACGACTTAGACGGCGTCCGCATCGACACCACCGGCTCCCGCCGCGGCGACTTCAGACACATCGCTCGAGAGGTCCGCTGGGAACTCGACGCGCGCGGCCACGAGGACGTCGATATCTTCTGTAGCGGCGGCCTCGAGCCCGAGACGATCCGCGAACTGCGCGACGTCGCCGACGGCTTCGGCGTCGGCAGTCACATCACCGGCGCACCATCCGTCGACTTCAGCCTCGATATCGTCGAACTAGATGGCGAACCGGTCTCCAAGCGCGGCAAACTCTCCGGCGTCAAAGAGGTCTATCGAACCGCAGACGGCGGTCACCACGTCGCACTGGCGAATCAAGAGGGGCCCGACGATGGGGAGGCACTGCTCGAGCCACTCATTCGCGGCGGCGAAATCGTCCGGGAGTTTGATCTCGAGGACGCAACTGAACGTTGTCTGGCTGACGCTGACGCGGTTGGATTCAACGAATCAACGGATTGAACACTCTGGACTCAATCGATCCGATATGGAATCCGCCGCTCCGTCGGACACACGGCCATCCCGGACCGACATCGCGAACCGGCTAACACTCCAACTGTTTGGCATCGGCCTTCTCGCTGTCTTGATCAGTGCGTTGGTCCCAGTTCTTCTCGGTCCGGTCGGCCCACTTGGGATGGTCCTCCTCTTGTTCCCGTACGGTCTCATCCTCTGGCTCGTCGTTCACGCTGTCTTCGCTGCGCTCGAGGATTTAATCCAGTTGAAACTCGCCGAACAATCCTGACTCGAGTCGTCACTTCGCGTCCTCAAGGATGCTGCTACAGTGGTGTAACCGACACCGTCTGTGCTATCGCATGTTCTCGACGAACGATGCCCCCATCGTTCGTCTATACTGAGTCGGACTCCCCCAGCCCCTGTTTGTCTTAGACTTCTTCGATACTGCCGTCGGCCGCGCGCTCGCGGAAGACCTGCCCTTCGAACAGCGTGACGACGACGTCGTCGTCTTGCCAGGCTCCTGGCGCGAGTTTCGCCTTCCGGCAGGTGCGATCCAGATACTCGCGTGCGCTCCAGTTGTTCTCGACTGGCACCGTCGGATAGAGCCACCCGCCCTCGCCGCCGTCGATGGCGACGCCGTGAGTTCCGACCTCGAGGTCGGCCAATGGGTCGTCCGTCAGGATGACGTTTCTGACGGTACAGACCGAGACGGTGAGATTCGACAGTTCAGAGGGACTCACTTCGGAGCCACAGGAGTCTTCGCTCGCGGCTTCGATTGCCGCGTCGACGATGACGTGGCCGAGTTGGTCGTCCGAACGGTAGCCACCAGCACACCCGCGCAG
Proteins encoded in this window:
- a CDS encoding nicotinate phosphoribosyltransferase, producing the protein MSPPFDTVPDDAILEGRATDAYFERTRTTLEHTGKNPHVVAEVTADQFPTGAFEVFTGIKDVATLFEGRDVDIDALPDGQLFDGGPVMRIEGSYLEFAELETSLLGFLSQPSGFATAALEARLAAPDSQVLSFGARHVHPAIAPTVERAALLAGLDGFSHIAAGEVLEREPGGTMPHALMFCFGEGNQAEAWTAFDEAVPADVPRIALTDTFWDEKSESLLAAETLGDDLDGVRIDTTGSRRGDFRHIAREVRWELDARGHEDVDIFCSGGLEPETIRELRDVADGFGVGSHITGAPSVDFSLDIVELDGEPVSKRGKLSGVKEVYRTADGGHHVALANQEGPDDGEALLEPLIRGGEIVREFDLEDATERCLADADAVGFNESTD
- a CDS encoding TIGR00296 family protein; the encoded protein is MSQRQGVDLSYEDGARAVELARESLESYVQHGQREQPGSMREAFYERTGAFVRLESTRGRGSLRGCAGGYRSDDQLGHVIVDAAIEAASEDSCGSEVSPSELSNLTVSVCTVRNVILTDDPLADLEVGTHGVAIDGGEGGWLYPTVPVENNWSAREYLDRTCRKAKLAPGAWQDDDVVVTLFEGQVFRERAADGSIEEV